A genomic stretch from Mycobacterium malmoense includes:
- a CDS encoding ThiF family adenylyltransferase, with translation MSTAATITVSSLRARAGEAVPRRGPHPAYPLRRLLTSVRRFWIRILGGGDVQVTSSEVADAGMCAGAATFSVAMTSDSDDALAAHLLRTDGQEDLIFALYQPSTGMTRTTAILVDLVYPQDGERHLHGNASFLGDYFLRAAGLAAERDLGLAFLHSHPGCKGWQGMSRDDYAAESGHAGATQLITGLPLVGLTLAGHDRTYSARRWYRPFSGSERPAAAAQTAWVDEQATTVRVVGEQIKASYNDSLVPVPAPTRRSQRTVQSWGKRAHDDLIRLRIGVIGGGSVAQLVAESLVRTGFIHVDIFDFDLVEEHNLDRLLHATEADIGKSKVGVLVDLLRTHTVTPDAVVHGFDDSVIEQQGWLRALDCDVLFSCVDRPWPRFALNVAAYAHLIPVVDGGVAVDVRAGDQGMATAAAPFRLIGAEWRAHLVGPNRECMECLGQYDPGEVGMERAGLLDDPTYIASLPAHHHLRRGENVFVFSMACAAAEVLELLRAVLGPSKIHDVGATLTHWTTATTERDVDGCRAGCPFPTQLQGRGDAAGVDVTGRHRAAAAARAAARPIESMDVYGACDGKSSTH, from the coding sequence GTGAGCACCGCGGCCACCATCACCGTCTCCTCCCTCCGAGCGCGGGCAGGGGAGGCGGTGCCCCGTCGTGGCCCGCATCCTGCATATCCGCTACGGCGGCTGCTCACCAGCGTGCGCAGGTTCTGGATCCGGATCCTCGGCGGGGGAGATGTTCAGGTCACCTCGTCCGAGGTGGCAGACGCCGGGATGTGCGCTGGCGCGGCGACGTTCAGCGTGGCGATGACCAGCGACAGCGATGACGCTCTCGCTGCGCATCTCCTACGCACGGATGGTCAGGAGGACCTGATCTTCGCGCTCTACCAGCCGTCAACCGGCATGACTCGCACGACCGCCATCCTGGTGGACCTCGTGTACCCGCAAGATGGGGAGCGGCACCTGCACGGCAACGCATCGTTCTTGGGGGACTACTTCCTACGCGCAGCCGGGCTGGCGGCTGAGCGTGATCTAGGGCTCGCGTTCCTCCACAGCCACCCCGGCTGCAAGGGATGGCAAGGGATGTCCCGAGATGACTACGCCGCCGAGTCCGGTCACGCCGGCGCGACCCAACTGATCACCGGTCTGCCCTTGGTCGGCCTCACCCTCGCCGGCCACGACCGCACCTACTCCGCTCGGCGCTGGTACCGCCCTTTCTCCGGATCCGAGCGTCCAGCAGCCGCTGCCCAGACGGCGTGGGTCGACGAGCAGGCGACCACGGTCAGAGTCGTCGGCGAGCAGATCAAGGCCAGCTACAACGACTCCCTCGTCCCGGTGCCGGCGCCGACCCGTCGCTCCCAGCGGACCGTCCAGTCGTGGGGCAAGCGCGCCCACGACGACCTCATCCGGCTGCGTATCGGTGTCATCGGAGGCGGCTCGGTCGCCCAGCTGGTCGCAGAGTCGCTGGTGCGTACCGGCTTCATCCACGTCGACATCTTCGACTTCGATCTCGTCGAGGAACACAACCTCGACCGCCTTCTGCACGCAACCGAGGCCGACATCGGCAAGTCCAAGGTCGGCGTGCTCGTCGACCTGCTCCGCACGCACACCGTCACCCCAGACGCCGTCGTACACGGCTTCGATGACTCCGTGATTGAGCAGCAAGGGTGGCTGCGCGCGCTCGATTGCGACGTCCTGTTCTCCTGCGTCGATCGCCCGTGGCCCCGGTTCGCACTGAACGTGGCCGCCTACGCCCACCTCATCCCGGTCGTCGACGGCGGGGTCGCCGTCGACGTACGAGCCGGCGACCAGGGCATGGCTACCGCGGCGGCGCCGTTCCGGCTGATCGGCGCCGAGTGGCGCGCCCACCTGGTAGGCCCGAACCGCGAGTGCATGGAGTGCCTGGGCCAGTACGATCCGGGCGAGGTCGGGATGGAGCGGGCTGGGTTGCTCGACGACCCGACCTACATCGCATCGCTGCCCGCCCACCACCACCTGCGCCGGGGTGAGAACGTCTTCGTCTTTTCGATGGCCTGCGCTGCCGCGGAGGTACTCGAGCTACTCCGCGCGGTCCTCGGGCCCTCGAAGATCCACGACGTCGGCGCAACGTTGACCCACTGGACAACGGCCACTACCGAGCGCGACGTCGACGGCTGCCGGGCCGGCTGCCCGTTCCCGACCCAGCTCCAAGGTCGCGGTGACGCCGCTGGCGTCGACGTCACCGGCCGGCATCGCGCGGCAGCAGCCGCTCGCGCCGCTGCCCGACCGATCGAGTCGATGGACGTATACGGCGCGTGCGACGGCAAGTCAAGCACCCACTAA